In Kitasatospora gansuensis, a genomic segment contains:
- a CDS encoding NCS1 family nucleobase:cation symporter-1 codes for MSSQLVHPDRRVELLPDVALTDPRFANDDLRPVPVADRRWTTYNFLALWVGMAHNVPSWTLASGLVALGMDWKQAVLTIGLANLIVLIPMLLTGHAGTRYGIPFPVFARASFGLRGANLPALLRAAVACAWFGIQSWIGGSAIFLLAGELIGSGWLGASQVGGYPWTQWLSFLLFWLVEMLVIARGMETLRRFENWAAPFVIVGALALLAWISVKAGGFGPLLSQPSALGWGSGFWQVFFPALMGMIGFWSTLSLNIPDFTRFGGSQRAQAVGQALGLPTTMTLFALLSVLVTSGSQAVYGAPIWDPVALAAKMDSTVGILFALLTVLIATLSVNIAANVVSPAYDLANLLPRFVNFRTGALITGVVGIVIFPWKLVSDPAFYIFTWLGTVGGLLGSVGGVLIADYWLIRRTELVLADLYRPEGRYWYSGGWNWRAVTALATGGLLAIGGSHGGPFPADGLIPLLKPLADYGWAVGFGAALLLYTALTRLART; via the coding sequence TTGTCCAGTCAGCTGGTCCACCCCGACCGCCGGGTCGAACTGCTCCCCGACGTCGCCCTGACCGACCCGCGGTTCGCCAACGACGACCTCCGCCCGGTGCCGGTCGCCGACCGGCGCTGGACCACCTACAACTTCCTCGCGCTCTGGGTCGGCATGGCGCACAACGTGCCGTCCTGGACGCTGGCTTCGGGCCTGGTCGCGCTCGGCATGGACTGGAAGCAGGCGGTCCTCACCATCGGCCTGGCCAACCTGATCGTGCTGATCCCGATGCTGCTGACCGGCCACGCCGGCACCCGGTACGGCATCCCGTTCCCGGTCTTCGCCCGGGCCTCCTTCGGTCTGCGCGGCGCCAACCTGCCCGCGCTGCTGCGCGCGGCGGTGGCCTGCGCCTGGTTCGGCATCCAGAGCTGGATCGGCGGCTCGGCGATCTTCCTGCTGGCGGGTGAACTGATCGGCTCCGGCTGGCTGGGCGCCTCGCAGGTCGGCGGCTACCCGTGGACCCAGTGGCTGTCCTTCCTGCTGTTCTGGCTGGTCGAGATGCTGGTGATCGCCCGCGGCATGGAGACCCTGCGCCGGTTCGAGAACTGGGCGGCGCCGTTCGTCATCGTCGGGGCGCTCGCGCTGCTGGCCTGGATCTCGGTCAAGGCGGGCGGCTTCGGTCCGCTACTCTCCCAGCCCTCCGCGCTCGGCTGGGGCAGCGGCTTCTGGCAGGTCTTCTTCCCGGCCCTGATGGGCATGATCGGCTTCTGGTCCACTCTGTCGCTGAACATCCCGGACTTCACCCGGTTCGGCGGCAGCCAGCGCGCCCAGGCGGTCGGCCAGGCGCTCGGCCTGCCCACCACGATGACGCTGTTCGCGCTGCTCTCGGTACTCGTCACCTCCGGCTCGCAGGCCGTCTACGGCGCGCCGATCTGGGACCCGGTGGCGCTGGCCGCCAAGATGGACAGCACCGTCGGCATCCTGTTCGCCCTGCTCACCGTGCTGATCGCCACCCTGTCGGTGAACATCGCCGCGAACGTGGTCAGCCCCGCGTACGACCTCGCCAACCTGCTGCCACGGTTCGTCAACTTCCGTACCGGCGCCCTGATCACGGGCGTGGTCGGGATCGTGATCTTCCCCTGGAAGCTGGTCTCCGACCCGGCCTTCTACATCTTCACCTGGCTCGGCACCGTCGGCGGCCTGCTCGGCAGCGTCGGCGGCGTCCTGATCGCCGACTACTGGCTGATCCGCCGCACCGAACTCGTCCTGGCCGACCTCTACCGCCCCGAGGGCCGCTACTGGTACTCCGGCGGCTGGAACTGGCGCGCCGTCACCGCCCTGGCCACCGGCGGCCTGCTGGCCATCGGCGGCTCGCACGGCGGCCCGTTCCCGGCCGACGGCCTGATCCCGCTGCTCAAGCCGCTGGCCGACTACGGCTGGGCGGTCGGCTTCGGGGCCGCCCTGCTGCTCTACACGGCCCTCACCCGGCTCGCCCGGACTTGA